Proteins encoded together in one Desulfovibrio sp. UCD-KL4C window:
- a CDS encoding glycyl-radical enzyme activating protein, with amino-acid sequence MRWKERQHKFSLTDKDKAPLTGLIFDIQRFAVHDGGGIRTLVFLKGCPLKCKWCQNPESMSSKPEIMRIPHHCISCVKCATLCPEQAISITENFKVDIDRDRCTYCGECVEKCYAGSMTIVGRYMTVDEVMEEVERDRPFYNTSNGGVTFSGGEPTLQSDFLIKALQEAKKRSLHTAIESCCLCPQETFAEVMKYTDLVLTDIKHIDSAKHKELTGAPNEQILSNIKMAAEMGKKLRIRIPLIPGCNDSAENIEAVAKFVGALGDAVEGLDILPYHRLGEPKWEQLDREYVLHGVMPPDRDHVYALRDLVLPHCPNVSVGG; translated from the coding sequence ATGAGATGGAAGGAACGGCAGCATAAATTCAGTTTAACGGATAAAGACAAAGCTCCACTCACAGGACTGATTTTTGATATACAGCGTTTTGCTGTCCATGACGGCGGAGGCATTCGCACTCTGGTTTTTTTAAAAGGGTGTCCCTTGAAATGTAAGTGGTGCCAGAATCCTGAATCCATGAGCAGTAAACCAGAAATTATGCGCATACCTCACCACTGCATAAGCTGTGTAAAATGCGCAACTCTTTGCCCTGAGCAAGCTATTAGTATTACAGAAAATTTCAAAGTTGATATTGACCGCGACAGATGCACTTATTGCGGCGAATGTGTTGAAAAATGTTACGCAGGTTCAATGACAATTGTGGGCCGCTACATGACCGTTGACGAAGTGATGGAAGAAGTTGAACGGGATCGCCCTTTTTACAATACATCCAATGGCGGTGTGACGTTTTCCGGCGGAGAACCTACATTGCAATCTGATTTTTTGATCAAAGCATTGCAGGAAGCCAAAAAAAGATCACTGCACACAGCTATTGAATCCTGTTGCCTGTGCCCGCAAGAAACCTTTGCGGAGGTTATGAAATATACCGATCTGGTACTGACCGACATCAAACATATTGATTCAGCTAAACATAAAGAGCTCACTGGAGCACCCAATGAGCAGATTTTAAGTAACATAAAAATGGCCGCAGAAATGGGCAAAAAACTACGCATAAGAATTCCGCTCATTCCGGGCTGTAATGATTCAGCAGAAAATATTGAAGCGGTAGCTAAATTTGTCGGAGCACTTGGAGACGCTGTAGAAGGTCTGGACATCCTTCCTTATCACCGTCTTGGCGAACCCAAATGGGAACAACTGGACCGCGAATACGTCCTCCATGGAGTAATGCCTCCGGACCGCGATCATGTTTACGCTTTAAGAGATCTAGTACTTCCGCACTGTCCGAATGTTTCAGTTGGCGGTTAA
- a CDS encoding GlsB/YeaQ/YmgE family stress response membrane protein, protein MHGLIWFVLVGLVAGWLAGVFMKGGGYGVIGDIVVGVLGAVLGGFLFGSLGIGANGLLGVLIISTVGAVILIFLLRLIKRI, encoded by the coding sequence ATGCATGGATTAATCTGGTTTGTTCTGGTGGGACTGGTTGCCGGATGGCTGGCCGGAGTGTTTATGAAAGGTGGCGGTTATGGGGTCATTGGAGATATCGTAGTCGGTGTCCTTGGCGCGGTTCTCGGCGGGTTTCTTTTTGGCTCTCTTGGTATTGGCGCTAACGGACTTCTCGGAGTGTTGATTATCTCCACAGTTGGTGCGGTTATTCTGATTTTTCTTTTACGTTTGATTAAAAGGATATGA
- a CDS encoding amino acid ABC transporter permease, with translation MVQNIPDRLPPITQIGVLGWIRKNLLFPWYNGVLTVVSCWAIWSAVKPLWEWGVVNASVTLDPALAKQHSGAAWGFIRDMWPVFMTGVYPDAERWRPLVALILLVMMVGISLVHSFRGSKWIRVLWLASPIVIFVLIYGGVLGLPVIGTHYWGGLMLTIMLSVVSMLAAFPISVLLALGRTSNMPIAKPFCVAYIELIRGVPLITILFMASVVLPLFLPPDVNLDKVLRAMVGITMFFSAYLAENIRGGLQGVGKGQYEAADALGMSYWKKIIVVILPQALRIVIPPMVNNFIGILKDTSLVGIVGLVDLLQIAFATTSNPKWFGRLEEAYVFVAFWYWILCYGLSCYSRHLEKKIPSASK, from the coding sequence ATGGTACAAAATATACCCGACAGACTTCCGCCGATAACTCAGATAGGAGTGCTCGGCTGGATTCGCAAGAATCTTCTCTTTCCATGGTATAACGGAGTGCTAACGGTTGTTTCTTGCTGGGCCATATGGTCAGCAGTAAAGCCGCTGTGGGAATGGGGCGTTGTTAATGCGTCTGTCACTCTTGATCCGGCCCTTGCAAAACAGCATTCCGGCGCGGCATGGGGATTCATCCGTGATATGTGGCCTGTGTTCATGACTGGAGTTTATCCTGATGCTGAGCGCTGGCGTCCGCTGGTTGCTTTGATTTTGCTTGTTATGATGGTTGGGATCAGTCTTGTTCATTCATTTCGTGGATCTAAATGGATTCGTGTACTTTGGCTGGCTTCTCCAATCGTGATTTTCGTGCTGATATACGGTGGCGTTTTGGGACTTCCGGTTATTGGAACACATTATTGGGGCGGATTAATGCTGACTATCATGCTCTCCGTTGTATCCATGCTGGCAGCCTTTCCAATCAGTGTACTTCTGGCTCTCGGGCGAACTTCAAATATGCCTATAGCAAAACCCTTTTGCGTGGCCTACATTGAGCTGATCCGCGGTGTTCCGCTAATCACTATCTTGTTCATGGCTTCTGTCGTGCTGCCTTTGTTTCTACCGCCGGATGTTAATCTCGATAAAGTGCTTCGGGCCATGGTTGGTATAACCATGTTCTTTTCAGCCTATCTTGCTGAAAATATCCGTGGCGGTTTGCAAGGTGTCGGCAAAGGACAGTATGAAGCGGCTGACGCTTTAGGTATGAGCTACTGGAAAAAAATAATTGTAGTAATACTACCGCAGGCTCTTCGCATAGTTATTCCGCCAATGGTGAATAATTTTATCGGTATTTTAAAAGATACATCTCTTGTCGGTATCGTGGGGCTTGTCGATCTGCTTCAGATCGCCTTTGCTACCACATCCAACCCCAAATGGTTCGGCAGACTTGAAGAAGCATACGTGTTCGTAGCATTTTGGTACTGGATTCTTTGCTATGGACTTTCCTGCTATAGTCGACATCTTGAAAAGAAAATACCCTCCGCAAGTAAATAG
- a CDS encoding ABC transporter permease subunit codes for MSHSSAPQKVVFWRNPQVRIWTFQILMLVAFLWLAVSMYENTLINLRTRGISSGFGFLKNEAGFRIGESSGIVLPQGGVLWFLLSLVIGLCISKFISSHQKTISDGPLNCKWMSICLFFSIVLPAFTLYFFRNSIEILHYAESSSYTLALAVGLVNTLKVTVIGCVASTFLGLLIALGRLSPNWLLNRLCRWYVELNRNLPLLLQLFFWYFIVLQQLPNVRQSISLGGWMFLNKRGLFFPTLVPETGAWAFSIAVIIALTGVFVLFRRSNRLLNETGTAGKILLPSLGLLTGLPALVWLFLGQPFTLDYPVFKGFNFHGGTGLTPEFTALVVGLTIYVSAFNAEIIRSGIQAVSKGQREAARALAMKETQVMRIVILPQAMRIIVPPITSEYLAIAKNSSLAVAIGYPDFVSIGGTILNQSGQAVEIVGIWMGVYLCISLLISLGMNIYNSKVALVER; via the coding sequence ATGTCCCATAGCTCAGCACCTCAAAAGGTTGTATTTTGGCGCAATCCGCAAGTTAGAATCTGGACTTTTCAGATTTTAATGCTTGTCGCCTTTCTATGGCTTGCTGTTTCCATGTACGAGAACACCCTTATTAATCTGAGAACTCGAGGCATAAGTTCCGGTTTCGGATTTCTTAAGAACGAAGCAGGATTTCGCATAGGGGAATCTTCTGGAATAGTTTTGCCACAAGGCGGGGTTCTCTGGTTTTTGCTCAGCCTTGTAATAGGGTTGTGTATTTCAAAATTTATTTCCAGCCATCAGAAGACGATTTCCGACGGTCCACTAAATTGCAAGTGGATGTCAATTTGTCTGTTTTTTAGCATAGTCCTCCCTGCTTTCACGCTTTATTTCTTTAGAAATAGCATTGAAATTCTCCATTATGCCGAGTCGTCAAGCTATACGCTGGCTCTTGCTGTAGGTTTAGTTAATACTCTTAAAGTTACGGTAATAGGTTGTGTGGCTTCAACTTTTCTAGGGCTGCTGATTGCACTTGGACGTTTGTCACCTAACTGGCTTCTAAATCGTCTGTGTCGCTGGTATGTGGAGCTTAACCGCAACTTGCCTTTGCTTCTTCAACTCTTTTTTTGGTATTTTATAGTCTTGCAGCAGTTACCGAATGTTCGTCAGTCCATCAGCTTAGGCGGCTGGATGTTTCTAAACAAGCGTGGTCTTTTTTTTCCGACTTTAGTTCCAGAGACTGGAGCATGGGCGTTTTCTATTGCAGTCATTATTGCTCTTACTGGAGTGTTTGTTCTCTTCCGTCGTTCAAACAGGCTTCTTAATGAAACTGGTACTGCTGGTAAAATACTTCTTCCTTCACTTGGACTACTTACCGGTCTTCCTGCGTTGGTCTGGTTGTTTTTAGGTCAGCCTTTCACTTTAGACTATCCTGTTTTCAAAGGATTCAACTTCCATGGTGGAACCGGATTAACTCCTGAATTTACGGCTCTTGTTGTCGGACTTACAATATACGTTTCTGCGTTTAATGCGGAAATTATTCGTTCCGGTATTCAGGCTGTATCCAAAGGGCAACGTGAAGCGGCTCGCGCTCTGGCCATGAAAGAAACACAGGTTATGCGCATCGTCATTCTGCCACAAGCCATGCGAATTATTGTTCCTCCAATTACCAGTGAATATTTGGCTATTGCCAAGAATAGTTCGCTGGCTGTCGCAATTGGATATCCAGACTTTGTCAGTATCGGCGGGACAATTCTTAATCAGTCTGGACAGGCTGTGGAAATCGTCGGAATTTGGATGGGAGTTTATTTGTGTATCTCCCTGCTAATTTCTCTCGGAATGAATATTTACAATAGCAAAGTAGCTTTAGTGGAGAGATAA
- a CDS encoding amino acid ABC transporter substrate-binding protein, translating to MKFSRIGLVSLLILMSASFVQAGTLQDVQKEGYLKCGTHIENPGFSALNSKGERIGFDVDFMRAVAAAVNVKEIKFTPLTSKERLPALQSGEVDLLIRTTTFTMSRDVKLGLDTTVTTLYDGQGLMVRKSLGIKSAKELDGASICLQTGSTTELNVSDYFRKNHMNFTPVVFDKQADVRKAYDAGRCDVHTTDISGLAAQRSLMKNPDEHIILPEVISKEPLGPFVRQGDDQWADVVRWTINLTIAAEEKGVTQANVEDMYKNSKDPEIQRMLGKTGSLWKDLGLDQGAPVRVIKAVGNYGEIFERNLGTKTPLRMERGLNALWTNGGLMYSPPFR from the coding sequence ATGAAATTTTCACGTATCGGTTTGGTCAGTTTATTGATCCTCATGTCTGCTTCGTTTGTTCAGGCAGGCACTTTGCAGGACGTTCAGAAGGAAGGGTATCTTAAATGTGGAACACACATTGAAAATCCCGGATTTTCCGCTTTAAACAGCAAAGGCGAACGTATCGGTTTCGACGTAGACTTTATGCGCGCTGTTGCCGCAGCTGTGAATGTTAAAGAAATTAAGTTCACCCCTCTTACTTCCAAAGAAAGATTGCCAGCTTTACAGTCCGGTGAAGTCGATCTGCTGATTCGTACTACCACCTTTACCATGAGCCGCGATGTCAAACTCGGACTCGATACCACTGTTACAACTCTCTATGATGGACAGGGACTTATGGTTCGTAAGTCACTTGGAATTAAGAGTGCTAAAGAACTGGACGGAGCCTCCATCTGTTTGCAGACAGGTTCTACAACAGAACTTAATGTGTCTGACTACTTCCGCAAAAATCATATGAATTTTACACCTGTTGTCTTTGATAAACAGGCTGACGTTCGTAAAGCATATGACGCAGGTCGCTGCGATGTTCACACTACTGACATTTCCGGTCTGGCCGCTCAGCGTTCTTTGATGAAGAATCCTGATGAACACATCATCCTTCCTGAAGTTATCTCTAAAGAACCTCTCGGACCTTTTGTTCGTCAGGGTGATGATCAGTGGGCCGATGTCGTTCGCTGGACTATCAATTTGACTATTGCCGCTGAAGAAAAGGGTGTCACTCAGGCTAATGTTGAAGATATGTATAAGAATAGTAAAGACCCTGAAATTCAGCGTATGCTAGGTAAGACAGGATCACTCTGGAAAGATCTAGGACTTGATCAGGGCGCTCCTGTACGCGTAATTAAAGCTGTGGGTAACTATGGAGAAATATTTGAGCGTAACCTTGGAACAAAGACTCCGCTCCGCATGGAACGCGGACTTAATGCTCTTTGGACTAATGGTGGCTTAATGTATTCACCTCCTTTCCGTTAA
- a CDS encoding alkaline phosphatase translates to MLRKTIRISIMTVCITMLAVAAFAAAPKYVFYFIGDGLGPTQRMAAEYYYKMETANPEAKLVMNSFPYSALVTTYSDNTLVTDSAAGGTALACGFKTTNGYIGELPDGTNIKTIAEAAKEKGYAVGIVTTTRLTHATPASFSAHNPDRNAENAIAVDQADSGFDYFAGGGYRNFVAKNNAQGLKSKRKDNLDVVKMLADKGYKLFVGDSARDAFRAYKAKKGEKVFASLSYTHIPYEIARRNSKLEKNKIPALSELTEKGVEVLSAQQKPFFMMIEGGRIDHAAHAHDAKSVILDTLAMDQAVKVAFDFYKKHPKETLIVTAADHETGGVALGISLDKNGYFLDLKALNPVKVSAEDNLDKFYNKLAAKESDITKRHAAFVKYVESKWGLTDRTASEDKVLNHAMNVQDNNQSLPAKEKVRYGYSYTPTMVAVTDLVSQRARIFWSSFVHTGTFIPASAIGVGSDKFSGFIDNTDIPTKIAAIMNVKLSNVKKTDSKALMGKTFGPQKKYSKIPYNK, encoded by the coding sequence ATGCTTAGAAAAACTATTCGCATTTCGATTATGACCGTCTGTATTACCATGCTGGCGGTAGCAGCATTTGCCGCAGCACCAAAGTATGTATTTTACTTTATCGGTGACGGACTCGGGCCCACACAGCGTATGGCTGCAGAATATTACTACAAAATGGAAACTGCCAATCCTGAAGCTAAACTTGTCATGAACAGTTTCCCGTATTCTGCGTTGGTCACTACATACTCGGACAATACTCTTGTTACCGACTCTGCCGCCGGCGGAACCGCTCTTGCCTGCGGATTCAAAACAACCAACGGCTATATCGGCGAACTTCCTGACGGAACAAACATCAAAACTATCGCTGAAGCAGCTAAAGAAAAAGGCTATGCAGTAGGTATCGTAACTACTACCCGTCTGACTCACGCAACCCCTGCTTCATTTTCAGCACACAATCCTGACCGCAACGCCGAAAATGCAATTGCAGTAGATCAGGCTGATTCTGGTTTTGATTACTTTGCAGGTGGTGGATACCGTAACTTTGTGGCTAAAAACAATGCTCAGGGTTTAAAATCCAAACGTAAAGATAATTTAGACGTTGTAAAAATGCTTGCAGACAAAGGATATAAACTTTTTGTTGGCGATTCAGCCAGAGATGCTTTCCGTGCTTATAAAGCCAAAAAAGGCGAAAAAGTTTTTGCATCATTATCATATACTCATATTCCTTATGAAATTGCCCGCCGCAACAGCAAGCTTGAAAAGAACAAAATCCCTGCGCTTTCCGAACTCACGGAAAAAGGCGTAGAAGTTCTTTCCGCACAGCAGAAACCTTTCTTCATGATGATTGAAGGTGGACGTATTGACCACGCAGCACATGCCCATGATGCAAAATCCGTAATTCTGGACACTCTTGCTATGGACCAAGCTGTAAAAGTTGCTTTCGATTTCTATAAAAAGCATCCTAAAGAAACTTTAATCGTTACCGCAGCTGACCACGAAACTGGTGGTGTAGCTCTTGGTATCTCTCTTGATAAAAACGGATACTTCCTTGACCTTAAGGCACTGAATCCTGTCAAAGTTTCCGCTGAAGACAACCTCGACAAATTCTACAATAAATTAGCTGCGAAAGAATCTGACATTACTAAACGTCATGCTGCTTTCGTTAAATACGTTGAATCAAAATGGGGTCTCACTGACCGTACTGCAAGCGAAGATAAGGTTCTGAACCACGCTATGAATGTTCAAGACAACAACCAGTCTCTGCCTGCAAAAGAAAAAGTTCGTTACGGTTACTCTTACACTCCAACCATGGTTGCAGTAACAGACTTAGTATCTCAGAGGGCTCGTATCTTCTGGAGTTCTTTTGTACACACAGGAACATTTATTCCTGCTTCAGCAATTGGTGTCGGCTCTGACAAATTCAGCGGTTTTATTGATAATACCGATATCCCAACCAAAATTGCTGCTATCATGAATGTTAAACTTTCAAATGTTAAGAAGACTGACTCCAAAGCTCTGATGGGTAAGACCTTCGGACCTCAGAAAAAATACTCCAAAATCCCTTACAACAAATAA
- a CDS encoding amino acid ABC transporter ATP-binding protein, with product MTQTHTAAHLGDKPVVIDINGLNKWYDQFHVLKDISLQVRQGERVVVCGPSGSGKSTLIRTINRLEEHQEGTIEVNGTILNNDVKHIEQVRREVGMVFQQFNLFPHMTILDNVISGPVHVRNMPRKDAIDIAYTYLKRVGIAEQANKFPGQLSGGQQQRVAIARALAMQPEVMLFDEPTSALDPEMIKEVLDVMRELAEQGMTMICVTHEMGFAREVSDTMVFMDRGQIVEYAPVKEFFAAPKEERSRMFLEQILNH from the coding sequence ATGACTCAGACACATACCGCAGCTCATCTTGGCGACAAGCCCGTAGTTATAGATATCAACGGCCTGAACAAATGGTACGACCAGTTTCACGTACTTAAAGACATCTCACTACAGGTTAGACAAGGCGAACGAGTGGTAGTATGCGGACCTTCCGGTTCCGGTAAATCCACTTTGATCCGTACTATTAACAGGTTGGAAGAGCATCAGGAAGGAACTATTGAAGTTAACGGAACCATTCTGAATAACGATGTTAAGCATATCGAACAAGTGCGTCGTGAAGTTGGTATGGTTTTTCAGCAGTTCAATCTGTTTCCGCATATGACTATTCTGGATAATGTTATTTCCGGTCCGGTCCATGTTCGTAATATGCCGCGTAAGGATGCGATTGATATCGCTTACACATATTTAAAGCGTGTAGGAATTGCTGAGCAGGCAAATAAGTTTCCGGGCCAGCTTTCCGGGGGACAGCAACAGCGTGTGGCAATTGCCCGTGCTCTTGCAATGCAGCCCGAAGTTATGCTTTTCGATGAACCGACTTCAGCGCTTGACCCTGAAATGATCAAAGAAGTTCTCGACGTAATGCGTGAACTGGCAGAGCAGGGAATGACTATGATTTGTGTAACTCATGAAATGGGGTTTGCACGGGAAGTTTCAGACACCATGGTGTTTATGGATCGTGGACAGATCGTAGAGTACGCTCCGGTCAAAGAGTTTTTCGCGGCTCCTAAAGAAGAAAGAAGCCGCATGTTTTTAGAACAGATTTTAAACCATTAA
- a CDS encoding glycerophosphodiester phosphodiesterase family protein yields the protein MKPLLLINDKPLIWAHRGGRSLGPENTLQALRRGYEAGADGWETDVQLTKDGELIILHDLNLLRTTNAGVHPLFKANRPALPWRFTLEEIKKLSANVFPRRFCPPHYSEQPWKELPETVHPDLRVPTLSDALDLTAELGMWINIEIKDLSHDVPEKFSKMVVKKVTDMVHAKGMDTQVIISSFNHDYMRESKVIAPQVFTGILTPHEFKGDPVEAAKAVNADAWHPGFQFLTGEVIQRVREAGIAINPYTVNKLADVSRLTKWGVTGLVTDCPQSIR from the coding sequence TTGAAACCTCTTTTACTTATAAACGATAAACCGCTGATCTGGGCTCATCGCGGTGGCCGCTCCCTTGGCCCTGAAAATACGCTTCAAGCATTGCGCAGAGGGTACGAAGCCGGAGCTGACGGGTGGGAAACAGATGTACAATTGACCAAAGACGGTGAGCTTATCATCTTGCATGATCTCAACCTGCTGCGCACAACCAATGCGGGTGTGCATCCCTTATTCAAGGCGAATCGTCCTGCTTTGCCATGGCGTTTCACTCTAGAGGAAATTAAAAAGCTTTCAGCAAATGTTTTTCCTCGTAGATTCTGTCCGCCTCATTATAGCGAGCAGCCGTGGAAGGAACTTCCTGAAACAGTGCACCCTGATTTAAGAGTACCGACTCTTTCCGATGCTTTGGATCTCACTGCCGAACTTGGAATGTGGATCAATATTGAAATTAAAGATCTTTCGCACGATGTCCCTGAAAAATTTAGTAAAATGGTAGTGAAGAAGGTTACTGACATGGTTCACGCCAAGGGTATGGATACTCAGGTGATCATCTCATCTTTCAACCATGATTATATGCGTGAAAGTAAAGTGATTGCTCCGCAGGTATTTACAGGAATACTGACTCCGCATGAATTTAAGGGAGATCCCGTTGAAGCGGCTAAAGCCGTAAATGCGGATGCATGGCATCCCGGATTTCAGTTCCTTACAGGTGAAGTGATCCAACGTGTTCGCGAAGCCGGAATTGCTATCAATCCATACACTGTTAACAAGCTGGCAGATGTGTCTCGCCTCACCAAATGGGGCGTAACTGGTCTTGTCACAGACTGCCCGCAGTCTATTCGATAG
- a CDS encoding YibE/F family protein, translating into MKRFATPVIVTIMIIGMIALLQHEQAGRNTQPDVYELRAVATKIDDSSLINMGTARIGAQHVTAILMEGVAKGMEVTGVNQLVGQPEMDEIYSPGDTLLMAVRIHNGTPVESRTINQYRQGWELTLFILFVLILLIYARTIGLKALFSFVTSFYILWQFFIPGLLAGNNPIWLTVITLTLLTVVIITSVAGFSRVTLIATLGTLCGLLLALGLTLYFGNKLKLEGMTSPFAAMLIFSGHFTLDLRDIFYSSVILGASGAAMDIAMDITASMSEVLNKRPDISRKELIRSGINVGRMVTGTMTTTLLLAYSGGYLTMLMLFVTKGSTFTRMLNLKLVSAEIFRTLVGSVGLVMVAPITAVIAGIILCGVSENKKDSKKAISQ; encoded by the coding sequence ATGAAACGGTTTGCTACCCCGGTGATTGTAACCATTATGATCATCGGTATGATCGCCCTGCTACAGCATGAACAAGCCGGACGTAATACACAGCCGGACGTATATGAACTAAGGGCCGTTGCTACAAAAATTGATGATTCATCACTGATCAATATGGGGACGGCCCGAATCGGAGCTCAGCACGTTACTGCTATTCTCATGGAGGGAGTTGCCAAGGGGATGGAAGTTACCGGAGTTAACCAGCTGGTGGGTCAACCGGAGATGGATGAAATCTATTCTCCCGGAGATACTCTACTAATGGCAGTACGTATCCATAACGGTACTCCTGTCGAATCTCGCACAATTAATCAGTATCGACAGGGCTGGGAACTTACACTGTTTATATTGTTTGTGCTGATTCTTCTAATTTACGCCCGTACCATAGGTCTAAAAGCATTATTCAGTTTTGTAACCAGCTTTTATATTCTCTGGCAGTTCTTTATCCCCGGATTACTTGCCGGAAATAATCCTATTTGGCTGACCGTAATTACTCTTACTTTATTGACGGTAGTTATTATCACCTCAGTTGCTGGATTCAGCAGAGTTACACTCATAGCCACATTGGGCACACTTTGCGGGTTACTTTTAGCACTTGGACTGACTCTTTATTTTGGTAACAAACTAAAACTTGAAGGCATGACCTCCCCATTTGCGGCAATGCTGATTTTCTCAGGACATTTCACTCTTGATTTACGTGATATTTTCTATTCTTCAGTAATCCTCGGAGCTTCAGGGGCAGCAATGGATATTGCAATGGATATCACAGCCTCCATGAGTGAAGTTTTGAATAAAAGACCAGATATTAGCCGAAAAGAACTTATCCGATCAGGTATTAATGTCGGGCGCATGGTGACAGGAACCATGACAACTACATTACTCCTGGCCTATTCGGGTGGATACCTTACTATGCTGATGCTATTTGTAACTAAAGGTTCAACTTTCACGCGAATGCTGAATTTAAAACTGGTTTCTGCAGAAATTTTCCGAACTTTAGTTGGTAGCGTAGGCTTGGTGATGGTCGCTCCGATAACAGCCGTTATCGCTGGAATTATTTTATGCGGAGTATCTGAAAATAAAAAAGATTCTAAAAAAGCAATTTCACAATAG